In Prescottella soli, a genomic segment contains:
- a CDS encoding sacsin N-terminal ATP-binding-like domain-containing protein produces MTDPFDTAALREGTLLAWRSSPTRLREDAAAEADLVRAGYRDRLLTELAQNAADAAAKAGVPGTLRVQLHGDVLRVANTGAPLDRDGVHALTALRASGKTGKSSGVGQFGVGFTAVLAVSDDVELRSASGSLQFSADRTRDALAAAGLAVPTVGAPVLRLVWATDERPPTGFDTEVVLRLRPDVHGAGAVALLTRFAAEAVDLLLELPALKSIEIDGTVLRRTERDLGDGLVEMTVGHTTWWQYATESARWLVPVLDGRVRPVTGDVLRAPTRSDEELSLPAVVIADVPLQPDRRRILPGAPLTDVARGYARFLAALPRDQRLELVPQPGFARSEVDAALREAVLQELRTQPWVPAADSDGADLVPARATVVSGLTPELADALADVVPELVDPELSGPLFASALAAVDVHRIGLARIAELLGGHDREPSWWHALYAALEPLVVDALAVEELAAVPVPLADGRTVTGPRTTVTGTDLGSVVGDAASALDWVRLVHPDAAHPLLHRLGAERATAGDLLSDPALRARIEDVDYDDPTAATELASVVLALVGAAAPDARPAWLGELPLPDADGELVPADELLLPGAPLAGLLDEDSPFGTVDPGLVERVGEEPLRALGVGWGFAVLRAELPTGPEHDLDDEGAWWDTLADDPETLIAVRDLDLVDPAHWPQALTLLADDPDTAAALADRDGYTAWWLRRHAEIDGRRLGLLRAHDDDTFAGLLDVLDHPAAPALAVAMAPTSVDDTELAGVLLDRLADPERTVTPDVVTRTHRLLAAAAARGVLDLDELGLPARVRSLAGTVTEPDAALVLDRPHLGAVVPPQRIVLGAFDTAAALADLLDLPLASAAVQAEVLGDGAVSAWDREPDAVLTCTTLGLPLPTGPVVVHDDLVVRLHGAVDGDAAVPWWVDDTGRTHIRRRRIGGGA; encoded by the coding sequence CTGACGGATCCCTTCGACACCGCCGCGCTACGCGAGGGGACGCTTCTCGCATGGCGCAGCTCTCCCACGCGTCTGCGGGAGGACGCCGCCGCCGAGGCGGACCTGGTTCGGGCCGGCTACCGTGACCGGCTCCTGACCGAGCTGGCCCAGAACGCGGCCGACGCCGCCGCGAAGGCCGGGGTGCCGGGGACGCTGCGGGTGCAACTGCACGGCGACGTGCTGCGCGTCGCGAACACCGGTGCCCCGCTCGACCGGGACGGTGTGCACGCGCTGACCGCGCTGCGGGCATCCGGGAAGACCGGAAAGTCCTCGGGGGTGGGGCAATTCGGCGTCGGCTTCACCGCCGTCCTGGCGGTGAGCGACGACGTCGAGCTGCGCTCGGCGAGCGGCTCGCTGCAGTTCTCGGCCGACCGGACGCGCGACGCACTCGCCGCGGCCGGGCTCGCGGTGCCCACCGTCGGCGCGCCGGTGCTGCGGCTGGTGTGGGCTACCGACGAGCGTCCGCCCACCGGCTTCGACACCGAGGTGGTGCTGCGGCTGCGCCCCGACGTGCACGGCGCCGGCGCGGTAGCCCTTCTCACCAGGTTCGCCGCCGAGGCCGTCGACCTGCTTCTCGAGCTGCCCGCCCTGAAATCCATCGAGATCGACGGGACGGTGCTGCGCCGCACCGAACGCGACCTCGGGGACGGGCTCGTCGAGATGACCGTCGGCCACACCACGTGGTGGCAGTACGCCACCGAGTCCGCACGCTGGCTGGTGCCCGTGCTGGACGGGCGGGTGCGGCCGGTCACCGGCGACGTGCTGCGGGCGCCCACCCGCTCCGACGAGGAACTGTCGCTCCCGGCGGTCGTGATCGCGGACGTCCCGCTGCAGCCCGACCGACGGCGCATCCTGCCTGGGGCGCCGCTGACCGACGTCGCCCGCGGCTACGCGCGGTTCCTCGCCGCCCTGCCGCGCGACCAGCGCCTCGAACTCGTCCCGCAGCCCGGATTCGCCCGCAGCGAGGTCGACGCCGCGCTCCGCGAGGCGGTGCTGCAGGAACTGCGCACCCAGCCGTGGGTGCCCGCCGCCGACTCCGACGGCGCCGACCTGGTCCCGGCCCGGGCCACGGTCGTCTCCGGTCTCACCCCGGAGCTGGCCGACGCCCTCGCCGACGTCGTGCCCGAACTCGTCGACCCGGAGCTGTCCGGTCCGCTGTTCGCGTCGGCGCTCGCGGCCGTGGACGTGCACCGGATCGGGTTGGCGCGCATCGCCGAACTGCTGGGGGGCCACGACCGGGAACCGTCGTGGTGGCACGCCCTGTACGCCGCGCTCGAGCCGCTCGTCGTGGACGCGCTGGCCGTGGAAGAGCTTGCCGCCGTTCCGGTTCCGCTCGCCGACGGCCGAACCGTCACCGGCCCGCGGACCACCGTCACCGGCACCGACCTGGGGTCCGTGGTCGGCGACGCCGCGTCGGCCCTCGACTGGGTGCGCCTGGTCCACCCCGACGCCGCGCACCCGCTGCTGCACCGGCTCGGTGCCGAGCGCGCGACCGCCGGGGACCTGCTGTCGGATCCGGCGCTGCGGGCGCGGATCGAGGACGTCGACTACGACGATCCCACCGCGGCAACAGAATTGGCGTCCGTCGTGCTCGCGCTCGTCGGCGCGGCCGCGCCCGACGCGCGGCCCGCCTGGCTCGGTGAGCTGCCGCTGCCGGACGCCGACGGCGAACTGGTGCCGGCCGACGAGCTGCTGCTGCCGGGGGCGCCGCTCGCCGGCCTCCTCGACGAGGACTCGCCGTTCGGCACGGTGGACCCGGGACTCGTCGAACGGGTGGGGGAGGAGCCGCTGCGCGCGCTCGGCGTCGGCTGGGGCTTCGCGGTGCTGCGCGCCGAGCTGCCCACCGGTCCCGAGCACGACCTCGACGACGAGGGCGCCTGGTGGGACACCCTCGCCGACGATCCCGAGACGCTGATCGCCGTCCGCGACCTTGACCTGGTCGATCCCGCCCACTGGCCGCAGGCCCTGACGCTGCTGGCGGACGACCCGGACACCGCGGCCGCCCTGGCCGACCGCGACGGCTACACCGCGTGGTGGCTGCGCCGGCACGCCGAGATCGACGGCCGCCGCCTGGGCCTGCTGCGGGCGCACGACGACGACACGTTCGCCGGCCTGCTCGACGTCCTCGACCACCCGGCCGCGCCCGCCCTCGCCGTGGCCATGGCGCCGACGTCGGTCGACGACACTGAACTGGCCGGGGTGCTGCTGGACCGGCTCGCCGACCCGGAGCGCACCGTCACCCCCGACGTGGTCACCCGCACGCACCGGCTGCTGGCCGCGGCCGCCGCCCGCGGGGTGCTCGACCTCGACGAACTCGGGCTGCCCGCGCGCGTCCGCAGCCTCGCCGGCACCGTCACCGAACCGGACGCCGCGCTGGTCCTCGACCGCCCGCACCTCGGGGCCGTCGTCCCGCCCCAGCGGATCGTGCTCGGTGCGTTCGACACCGCCGCCGCCCTCGCCGACCTGCTGGACCTGCCGCTCGCGTCCGCCGCCGTCCAGGCGGAGGTCCTGGGCGACGGCGCCGTCAGCGCGTGGGACCGGGAACCCGACGCGGTGCTCACGTGCACGACGCTCGGGCTGCCGCTGCCCACCGGTCCCGTCGTCGTGCACGACGACCTCGTCGTCCGGCTGCACGGCGCGGTCGACGGCGACGCCGCGGTCCCGTGGTGGGTGGACGACACCGGCCGCACGCACATCCGTCGTCGCCGGATCGGAGGAGGCGCATGA
- a CDS encoding glutaminyl-peptide cyclotransferase: MSVLALALLAGCSSSASTAPPEGAVIAAQLRPEIVRELPHDPGAFTQGLEISDGTLYESTGRVGQSWVRATSLDTGTELARADLARPMFGEGITVAGDTVWQITWKDGVAIARDRDTLTQRRQVEYDGEGWGLCTQVDRLVMSNGSDTLTFRDPATFDATGSVDVTLDGRPLDQLNELECGSDGFVYANVWTTDLIVKIDPATGAVVGRIDADNLKAALPAGERGGIDVLNGIAQIPGTDRFLVTGKLWPRMYEVRFVA, translated from the coding sequence GTGTCCGTTCTCGCCCTCGCGCTGCTCGCCGGCTGTTCCTCGAGCGCCTCCACCGCCCCGCCGGAGGGTGCGGTGATCGCCGCACAGTTGAGGCCGGAGATCGTCCGGGAGCTGCCGCACGACCCCGGCGCGTTCACCCAGGGCCTGGAGATCTCCGACGGCACGCTCTACGAGAGCACCGGCCGCGTCGGCCAGTCGTGGGTGCGGGCGACGTCGCTCGACACCGGCACCGAGCTGGCCCGCGCCGACCTGGCGCGGCCGATGTTCGGGGAGGGCATCACCGTCGCCGGCGACACCGTCTGGCAGATCACCTGGAAGGACGGGGTCGCGATCGCCCGCGACCGCGACACCCTCACCCAGCGGCGGCAGGTCGAGTACGACGGCGAGGGCTGGGGGCTGTGCACGCAGGTTGACCGGCTGGTGATGAGCAACGGCTCGGACACCCTGACCTTCCGGGATCCGGCGACGTTCGACGCGACCGGATCGGTCGACGTCACCCTCGACGGCCGCCCGCTCGACCAGCTCAACGAACTCGAGTGCGGCAGCGACGGTTTCGTGTACGCCAACGTGTGGACCACCGACCTGATCGTGAAGATCGACCCCGCGACGGGCGCCGTGGTGGGGCGGATCGACGCCGACAACCTGAAGGCCGCGCTGCCCGCCGGCGAGCGCGGCGGCATCGACGTCCTCAACGGAATCGCGCAGATCCCCGGCACCGACCGGTTCCTCGTCACCGGCAAGCTGTGGCCGCGGATGTACGAGGTCCGCTTCGTCGCCTGA
- a CDS encoding DUF3027 domain-containing protein: MDNVSVASSPESAVVRPVLARAVDRAREALVELHEGGVGKHLGVAAEDYCSATHRFEADLPGYHGWQWAVVVAAAPESDHVTISELALLPGPDALVAPEWLPWDQRVRPGDLSPGDLLAPAPNDPRLVPGYVATGDPEIDEVAFEVGLGRKQVMSREGRVDCAERWHESDYGPDSDMAKAAPSTCELCGFYLPLAGSLHAAFGVCGNEMAADGHVVTATYGCGAHSDTTLPTGAGTPRYDAYDDAAIEVVEITAEAPTDPEPPLDPASDS, encoded by the coding sequence ATGGACAACGTGAGTGTTGCGTCGTCTCCAGAGAGCGCCGTCGTGCGCCCGGTCCTCGCTCGAGCCGTCGACCGCGCCCGCGAGGCGCTCGTCGAGCTCCATGAAGGCGGCGTGGGTAAGCATCTCGGCGTCGCCGCGGAGGACTACTGCTCCGCCACACACCGGTTCGAGGCCGACCTGCCCGGCTATCACGGCTGGCAGTGGGCCGTCGTCGTGGCCGCCGCGCCCGAGTCCGATCACGTGACCATCAGCGAGCTCGCGCTGCTGCCTGGTCCGGACGCCCTCGTCGCGCCCGAGTGGTTGCCGTGGGACCAGCGCGTCCGGCCGGGTGACCTGTCGCCGGGCGACCTGCTGGCACCCGCGCCGAACGATCCGCGGCTGGTGCCCGGCTACGTCGCGACCGGTGACCCCGAGATCGACGAGGTCGCGTTCGAGGTGGGCCTGGGCCGCAAGCAGGTCATGAGCCGCGAAGGCCGGGTCGACTGCGCCGAGCGCTGGCACGAGAGCGACTACGGACCCGACTCCGACATGGCGAAGGCCGCGCCGTCGACGTGCGAGCTGTGCGGCTTCTACCTGCCGCTGGCCGGTTCGCTGCACGCCGCGTTCGGCGTGTGCGGCAACGAGATGGCGGCCGACGGGCACGTCGTGACCGCCACCTACGGCTGCGGTGCACACTCCGACACGACGCTGCCGACCGGCGCCGGCACCCCGCGCTACGACGCCTACGACGACGCCGCGATCGAGGTCGTCGAGATCACCGCCGAGGCGCCCACCGATCCCGAGCCCCCGCTGGATCCGGCATCGGACAGCTGA